From Bos javanicus breed banteng chromosome 5, ARS-OSU_banteng_1.0, whole genome shotgun sequence, the proteins below share one genomic window:
- the LOC133248776 gene encoding antigen WC1.1-like, whose product MDVFCEKHVYSGSRQLRLVDGGGPCAGRVEILDQGSWGTICDDGWDLEDAHVVCRQLGCGGALDALKSAQLGQGSGPIWLDELNCGGKESHVWRCPSRGWGQHDCGHAEDAGVICSGFVRLAGGQGPCSGQVEVHSGEDWTPVSDGNFTLPTAQVICAELGCGKAVSVLGHVPFRESDGQVWAEEFRCKGEEPKLWSCPRVPCPGGACHHSGVAQVVCSVYAEVRLMTNGTSQCEGQVEMNISGRWRALCASHWTLANANVVCHQLGCGVAISTPRGPRFVEGGDQISTVRFHCSGAESILWMCPVTALGGFDCSHGNTAYVICSGNQTQALPQCNDSLSEPAGSAASEESALYCSDSRLLRLVDGGGHCAGRVEILDQGSWGTICDDGWDLDDARVVCRQLGCGEALNATRSAHFGAGSGPIWLDDLNCTGNESHLWRCPSRGWGRHDCRHKEDAGVICSEFVAFRMVSEDQQCARWLEVFYNGTWGSVCRSPMEDITVSIICRQLGCGDSGSLNSSVALREGSRPHWVDGIQCRKTDTSLWHCPSDFWNYNSCSPKEEAYISCAGRRPESCPTAAPCTDREKLRLRGGDTECSGRVEVWHSGSWGTVCDDSWSLAEAEVVCQQLGCGQALEAMQAAAFGPGNGSIWLDEVRCRGQESSLWDCALEPWGQSDCKHEEDAGVRCSGARTTLPPSTAGTRTTSNPLPGIFSLPGVLCLILGALLFLVLIILVTQLLRWRAERRALSSYEDVLAEAVYEELNYLVTQKEGLLGSPAPDQRIDAPGEDYDDAEEVPVLGVPLASQGREEEELPEKEDGIRPFQTGSFLNVSREEANPGEGEESPWLLQGEKGDPGYDDVELSVPGTSSVTFS is encoded by the exons ATGGATGTTTTCTGTGAAAAACacgtctattcag GCAGCAGACAGCTCCGCCTGGTGGACGGAGGCGGTCCCTGCGCCGGGAGAGTGGAGATCCTTGACCAGGGCTCCTGGGGCACCATCTGTGATGACGGCTGGGACTTGGAAGATGCCCACGTGGTGTgcaggcagctgggctgtggaGGAGCCCTCGATGCCTTGAAATCTGCTCAATTAGGTCAGGGATCAGGGCCCATCTGGCTGGATGAACTGAACTGCGGAGGAAAGGAGTCCCACGTGTGGAGGTGCCCTTCCCGGGGCTGGGGGCAGCACGACTGTGGACATGCAGAGGATGCTGGGGTCATCTGCTCAG GATTTGTGCGTCTGGCTGGAGGACAAGGACCCTGCTCAGGGCAAGTAGAAGTGCATTCTGGAGAAGACTGGACCCCAGTGTCTGATGGAAACTTCACACTTCCCACTGCCCAGGTCATCTGTGCAGAACTGGGATGTGGCAAGGCTGTGTCTGTCCTGGGACATGTGCCCTTCAGAGAGTCTGATGGCCAGGTCTGGGCTGAAGAGTTCAGGTGTAAAGGGGAGGAGCCTAAACTCTGGTCCTGCCCCAGAGTGCCCTGTCCAGGGGGTGCTTGTCACCACAGTGGAGTTGCTCAGGTTGTCTGTTCAG TGTATGCAGAAGTCCGGCTCATGACAAACGGGACCTCTCAGTGTGAGGGGCAGGTGGAGATGAACATTTCTGGACGATGGAGAGCACTCTGTGCCTCCCACTGGACTCTGGCCAATGCCAATGTTGTCTGTCATCAGCTCGGCTGTGGAGTCGCTATCTCCACCCCTAGAGGACCACGCTTTGTAGAAGGAGGAGATCAGATCTCAACAGTCCGATTTCACTGCTCGGGGGCTGAGTCCATCTTATGGATGTGCCCTGTGACTGCCCTGGGTGGTTTTGACTGTTCCCATGGAAACACAGCCTATGTGATCTGCTCAG GAAATCAGACCCAGGCATTGCCCCAGTGCAATGACTCCCTGTCAGAACCAGCAGGCTCTGCAGCCTCAGAGGAGAGCGCCCTCTATTGCTCAG ACAGCAGACTGCTCCGCCTGGTGGATGGGGGCGGTCACTGTGCTGGGAGAGTGGAGATCCTTGACCAGGGCTCCTGGGGTACCATCTGTGATGACGGCTGGGACTTGGACGATGCCCGTGTGGTGTgcaggcagctgggctgtggagaagcCCTCAATGCTACGAGGTCTGCTCACTTTGGGGCAGGATCAGGGCCCATCTGGCTGGACGACCTGAACTGCACAGGAAATGAGTCTCACTTGTGGAGGTGCCCTTCCCGAGGCTGGGGGCGGCACGACTGCAGACACAAGGAGGATGCAGGGGTCATCTGCTCAG AGTTCGTGGCCTTCCGGATGGTGAGCGAGGACCAGCAGTGTGCTAGGTGGCTGGAAGTTTTCTACAACGGGACCTGGGGCAGTGTCTGCCGCAGCCCCATGGAAGACATCACTGTGTCCATCATCTGCAGACAGCTTGGCTGTGGGGACAGTGGAAGTCTCAACTCCTCTGTTGCTCTTAGGGAAGGTTCGAGACCCCACTGGGTAGATGGAATCCAGTGTCGGAAAACTGATACCTCTCTCTGGCACTGTCCTTCTGACTTTTGGAATTACAACTCATGCTCTCCAAAGGAGGAAGCCTACATCTCGTGTGCAG GAAGAAGACCCGAGAGCTGTCCAACTGCTGCCCCCTGCACAG ACAGAGAGAAGCTCCGGCTCAGGGGAGGAGACACCGAGTGCTCAGGGCGGGTGGAGGTCTGGCACAGCGGCTCCTGGGGCACCGTGTGCGATGACTCCTGGAGCCTGGCAGAGGCTGAGGTGGTGTGTCAGCAGCTGGGCTGTGGCCAGGCCCTGGAAGCCATGCAGGCCGCGGCATTCGGCCCTGGAAATGGGAGCATCTGGCTGGACGAGGTGCGGTGCAGGGGCCAGGAGTCCTCCCTGTGGGACTGTGCTTTGGAGCCCTGGGGGCAGAGCGACTGCAAGCATGAGGAGGATGCTGGTGTGAGGTGCTCTG GTGCAAGGACAACATTGCCCCCAAGTACTGCAG GGACAAGAACAACCTCAAATCCTCTCCCTGGCATCTtctccctgcctggggtcctctgCCTCATCCTGGGggcccttctcttcctggtcctcatcatcctggtgactcagttgctCAGATGGAGAGCAGAGCGCAGAG CCTTATCCAGCTATGAAGATGTTCTTGCTGAAGCTGTGTATGAGGAGCTCAATTACCTTGTGACTCAGAAGGAGGGTCTTCTGGGCAGCCCAG CCCCAGATCAGAGGATTGATGCCCCTGGTGAAGATTACGATGATGCTGAAGAGGTACCAGTGCTTGGGGTTCCTCTTGCTTcacaggggagggaagaggaagagctcccagagaaggaagatgggatcaggcCCTTTCAGACAG gcTCTTTTCTAAACGTCTCTAGAGAGGAAGCTAATcctggggaaggagaagagagcccCTGGCTGCTCCAGGGGGAGAAAGGGGACCCTGGGTATGATGATGTTGAACTCAGTGTCCCGGGAACATCTTCAGTGACTTTCTCGTGA